From the genome of Malus domestica chromosome 04, GDT2T_hap1, one region includes:
- the LOC103433680 gene encoding importin subunit beta-1-like, with amino-acid sequence MAMEITQFLLAAQSADARVRTEAEANLRQFQEQNLPAFLLSLSVELANNEKPTESRTLAGLVLKNSLDAKDAGTKELLTRQWMAIDISIISQIKDLLLRTLGSPVLEARHTSAQVIAKVASIDIPRKQWPDLIGSLLNNMTQRDNPAGLKQSTLEALGYVCEEISHQDLEQGEVNNVLTAVVQGMNLAENSPEVRLAATRALYNALEFAQTNFDTQMERDFIMKMVCETALSKEVQIRQAAFECLASIASRYYEVLEPYMQALFELTSNAIKGDEEAVALQAIEFWSSICDEEIELQEFEISDTGDSGPHSKFIEKALASLVPLLLETLLKQEEDLDQDDNIWNIAMAGGTCLQLISMTVGDAILPLVMPFVEANIVKPDWHCREAATFAFGSVLEGPSTEKLSVLVHSGLDFLLRLMKDENNHVKDTTAWTLSRIFEFLHSPGSTVISSATLPRVVEILVEGTKDAPNVAEKVCWAIYHLSQGYEETCSSLFTPYVPGIIECLLSTASRADGDDSRLRSSAYESLNAVVRCSNLKETSQIIAQLLVVIMNKLGQTLELSSDDKEKQGDLQASFCGVLQVIIQKLTSDDGTKRFILEAADQIMVLFLRVFACRSSTVHEEAMLAIGALAYATGTEFEKYLPELYKYLEMGLQNFEEFQVCAITVGVVGDIFRALDEKALPYCDGIMSHLMKDLSSESLHRSVKPPIFSVFGDIGLAIGVHFEKYVPYAVQMMQGASELCARMDTSDEELMEYGNQLKCSIFEAYSGILQGFKDSKPEVMLPYAQHLLQFIELVLRDVNRDANVTKATVAALGDLVDVLGLTIKPLFGDFAFFEGILQECLQFDDKSLRETTAWAYAIMRRIMDQ; translated from the exons ATGGCTATGGAGATTACTCAGTTTCTATTGGCAGCTCAATCAGCTGATGCGAGAGTTCGTACCGAAGCAGAGGCTAATCTCAGGCAATTTCAAGAGCAAAACCTTCCTGCTTTTCTTCTATCGTTGTCCGTTGAGCTTGCAAACAATGAGAAACCCACTGAATCCCGTACGTTGGCTGGTCTTGTGCTTAAGAATTCATTAGATGCCAAAGATGCTGGTACAAAAGAACTTCTTACTCGACAATGGATGGCTATTGATATTTCTATTATATCCCAAATCAAGGACTTGCTCTTAAGGACACTTGGGTCACCTGTCCTGGAGGCAAGACACACATCTGCCCAAGTTATTGCAAAAGTTGCTTCTATTGATATTCCCAGAAAACAATGGCCCGACCTTATTGGGTCTTTGCTCAACAATATGACTCAGCGAGATAACCCAGCTGGTTTGAAGCAGTCAACTTTGGAAGCACTTGGTTATGTATGTGAGGAGATATCTCATCAAGATCTTGAGCAAGGCGAGGTGAACAATGTTCTTACTGCTGTAGTCCAAGGAATGAACCTTGCTGAAAATAGCCCGGAAGTTCGTCTGGCTGCAACAAGGGCTTTATATAATGCCCTGGAGTTTGCACAAACCAACTTTGACACTCAGATGGAACGAGATTTCATTATGAAGATGGTCTGCGAGACGGCCTTGTCTAAGGAGGTACAAATTAGGCAGGCTGCTTTTGAGTGTCTTGCTTCAATTGCCTCCAGATATTATGAGGTGCTTGAGCCTTACATGCAGGCTCTCTTTGAGCTTACATCAAATGCTATAAAAGGGGATGAAGAGGCAGTTGCCCTTCAAGCAATTGAGTTTTGGAGCTCCATTTGTGATGAAGAAatagagcttcaagaatttgagATCTCTGACACTGGGGACTCGGGGCCTCattcaaaatttatagaaaAGGCTCTGGCGTCTTTAGTTCCATTGTTGCTAGAAACTTTGCTGAAACAGGAAGAAGATCTAGACCAAGATGACAACATTTGGAATATTGCAATGGCAGGTGGGACATGCCTACAACTTATTTCCATGACTGTTGGAGATGCCATTCTGCCCcttgtgatgccatttgtgGAGGCTAACATAGTGAAGCCAGATTGGCACTGTCGTGAGGCAGCTACATTTGCATTTGGCTCAGTACTTGAAGGCCCAAGCACTGAGAAGCTCTCTGTTTTGGTTCATTCAGGTTTGGATTTCCTGCTTAGGTTAATGAAAGATGAAAACAACCATGTCAAAGACACTACTGCCTGGACTCTCAGTCGTATATTTGAGTTTTTGCATAGTCCTGGTAGTACTGTGATTTCTTCTGCTACCCTTCCAAGGGTGGTGGAAATATTGGTGGAAGGCACTAAGGATGCTCCAAATGTTGCAGAGAAGGTCTGTTGGGCCATCTATCACCTTTCTCAGGGGTATGAGGAAACCTGCTCCTCTCTATTTACTCCATATGTCCCAGGCATCATTGAATGTCTTCTTTCCACTGCTAGTCGTGCAGATGGTGATGATTCTAGGTTAAGGTCTTCTGCTTATGAATCGTTGAATGCCGTTGTGAGGTGTTCTAATCTTAAAGAAACATCACAAATTATAGCACAGCTACTTGTTGTTATTATGAATAAGTTGGGCCAGACTTTAGAACTTTCGTCAGATGACAAGGAAAAGCAAGGAGACTTGCAAGCTTCTTTTTGTGGTGTTCTACAGGTTATTATTCAGAAGCTTACCAGTGATGATGGAACTAAGCGTTTTATATTGGAAGCCGCTGATCAGATAATGGTTCTGTTTCTTAGAGTGTTTGCTTGCCGTAGTTCCACAGTACATGAGGAAGCAATGCTTGCTATAGGTGCACTGGCTTATGCAACTGGAACTGAGTTTGAAAAGTACCTTCCAGAATTGTACAAGTATTTGGAGATGGGGTTGCAGAATTTTGAGGAGTTTCAAGTATGTGCTATCACAGTTGGGGTGGTTGGTGACATTTTTCGTGCATTGGATGAGAAGGCATTACCATACTGTGACGGGATTATGAGCCACCTGATGAAGGACTTGTCTAGCGAATCGCTTCACCGGTCTGTCAAGCCTCCCATATTCTCTGTCTTTGGCGACATAGGTCTCGCAATTGGAGTACATTTTGAGAAGTATGTCCCTTATGCAGTGCAGATGATGCAGGGAGCTTCAGAGCTTTGTGCTCGGATGGACACTAGTGATGAGGAGTTAATGGAATATGGAAACCAGTTAAAGTGTAGCATCTTTGAAGCTTATTCTGGTATACTTCAGGGCTTTAAGGATTCTAAGCCTGAGGTCATGTTGCCATATGCCCAACATCTCCTGCAGTTTATAGAATTGGTTTTAAGGGATGTAAACAG GGATGCCAATGTCACAAAAGCTACAGTTGCTGCGCTGGGTGACCTTGTTGATGTACTTGGCCTAACCATCAAGCCACTGTTCGGagattttgcattctttgagggaattttgcaagagtgtCTTCAGTTCGACGATAAAAGTCTCAGGGAAACAACGGCTTGGGCTTATGCTATTATGAGGCGCATCATGGATCAATGA